CTCGCCAAGGAGGTCGGGCGCGATGGAGTCACGGTGAACAACGTGTCGTTGTCCACGACGCTCACGCCCGGTGCCCATGACACCTACGACGAGGCGCAGCTGACCAAGATGACCCGTCGTTACCCAGTCGGCCGCCTCGGGACTCCGTCGGATGCAGCCGGTGCGGTTGCGTACTTCGCGTCTGACGAAGCCGAATGGGTCACCGGACAGACCCTGTCGGTGAACGGCGGCTACGCGATGCTCTAGGCCTGGGCGGGCTCGGCTGTCGGTTCGCCCAAACCGGCTTGGCCGAGCCCAATGAGGTCGAGAAAGACGGTGGCGATCTCCTTGGGGGTGAGGGGGCCACTCGAACGGAACCACCGGTGCGTCCAGCTGATCATCCCCACAATCCCTTGCGCGACGACCCATGGAGGCGCGTCCGACGGCAGGTCCCCCGATGCCTGTAGGTCCCGCACGACCTCGGCAATGTGGCTGACGAACAACCGCTCGTCCTCAGCAATCTGATGACGTAGGTCCTGCGACAACTGGTGCAGTTCCTTGTAGTAGACGGTGTAGGGGACCTGGCTGTCGATCACCGCCTCCGTGAACCGTGTCACGATTTCCACGAGGTGGGCTCGGGCGTCTCCGCGCGGTCCAGAATCCGCCAGCACACCACGCATGGTCTGGTCGATCCCAAGAGCGATCTCGTGTAGCAAGTCCTCCTTGGAGCCGACGTAGTGGTAGATCGCCGGCTGTGACAGCCCCACGCGCGCTGCGATGTCCTTGGTGGTCCCAGCGACGAACCCCCGGTCAGCGAACACCTCCCCGGCCGCGGCGAGGATGCGGCGTCGCTTGTCGTCGAAGTCGTTGCCTAGCGACGGTCTGGGCTGGCTTGACGCACTCATTCGCGAACTCATTTCATAGTCTGGTTCTTGCCGAGAAGACGGGTGGAATGTCGCCTAGTTATGGCCGCAGGAGAGTCCGCCGTCGACGTAGATTGTCTGCCCCGAGACATATGCCGCAGCCGGGCTGCAGAGGAAGTCAATCACACCGGCAACGTCGGTCGGTGTGCCCGCCCGTCGAGCCGGGACACCGGAAATGAACCTCTCGTACGCGGCTGGGGCCCGCTGCTTGAACTCAGCGGTCCCAGGGGTGTCGATGACGCCGGGGCACACCACATTGGCCGTGATACCCGCAGGACCGCCCTCGATCGCGACCGTTCGGGCAAGTCCCACCAACCCCGCCTTCGCCGCCGCGTAGTTGGCCTGGCCGAAATTGCCGTCCTTGGCCACCGACGACAGATAAACCATGCGTCCGGTTCCCGCCGACGACATCGCCGCCCACAAGGCCTGGGTCAGTCGAAACCCGGCGGTCAAGTCGACGCGGATCACCTCGTCCCAGTCGGCGGCCCGCATGTGCCCGACCCTGGCGTCTCGCTGGATCCCGGCGTTGGCCACGCCGACCGTCGATGGGCCGAACCGCGCGGTGACGCGAGCAACCGCAGCGATTAGAGCATCGGCGTCGGCGACGTCACACTCGATGCCGAGCAGGTTGGGGTGACGGGTGGACTCCACCGTGGGATCGAGGTCCAGCGCACCAACGTGTAGGCCGGACTCCAGCAGTTTTGTTACCACGCTGGCTCCAATACCACGCGCGGCGCCCGTCACGATCGCGGTCACCATTTCACGACGCTCACTCCTTGTTTATCGATTGATTGAACGCTAGCATGGCCACGCACATGGAACAAGATCACTCCGCGGCTCCGGTACTCGTCAATCGCGCCGATGGGGTGCTTCACCTCACACTCAACCGGCCGGACCGTCTCAACGCCCTCGACGCGGAGAGCGTCGAGCGATGTCGTGACGCACTCATCTCTGTGGAGGACGACCACTCGGTCGGCGCGGTGGTGATATCAGGAGCTGGTCGCGCCTTTTGCGCCGGACGAGACGTGGAGACCCTCCACGACGTGCCCGACCGGCGACCCATGAACCCGGCTGATCGGGCAGCAGCACGCAGGCACGAGCACGATCGTCTCGTCAACGGGTTCTCCGTCGTCACATTGCTGCGCGCCCTCCGCGTTCCCTGTGTCGCCGCGCTCCACGGGGCTGTTGCCGGGGCTGGCCTCGGAATCGCGCTGGCCTGCGATCTGCGGGTGGTCGCGACCAACACCACACTGGTCTCGGCCTATGGCCGGATCGGGCTGCCCGGCGACTGGGGGGTCACGTGGCTGCTCCCGCGCGTGCTGGGTGATTCTGTCGCGAAGAAGATGCTGCTGACCGGGCACCGGCCAAGCGTGGCAACCCTGGACACCCTGGGATTCGCGAGCGCGGTCGTGGCGCCCGAGGACGTCACCGAGGAGGCGCTGCGCCAGGCGGCGACGTTGGCGGCTGGCCCACGAATCGCCCATCGGCACATGAAGGCGCTGATGCACGAGGACGGGTTGCTCGAACACCTCGTCAAGGAGGCCGAAGCCACCATGGAGTGCCAGGAGTCCGACGCCCACCGAACGGCGCTCGAACGATTCATCGGGTGAGTCCTCCTCCGGGAGCTCAGTAGGACCGCGGAAGGCCCAACCCACGCTCGGCGACGAAGTTCAGCACCATTTCACGGCTCACCGGGGCAGTCTTCAGGAAGCGCGCCAGGCTCCAGAACTCCGCGATGCCATACTCCTCGGCGAACCCGTTGCCGCCGTGTGCTTGCATTGCGCGGTCGACGGACAACATCGCGGCGTCAGCGGCGGCAAGCTTCGCCACGTTGCTCGCCATCGCGGCGTTCTCCCCCTCGTCGTACTCGCGGGCGGCGACGCTGGTCATCTGCCTGGCCAGCTCGACCTGAACGAAGGCCTCGGCAAGGGGGTGGGCGAGCCCTTGGTGGCTGCCGATCGGAACGCCCCACACCTCACGCTGGTTGGCATACTCCGCGGCGCGGTCCAACGCGTACCGCGACACGCCGTTGGCCAGTGCCGCCCCGAGAATCCGTTCGGGATTGAGGCCGGTGAAGACTTGCCGCAGTCCGTCCCCCGCCTCCCCGATCAGTCGGTCGTCGTCGAGACGCACGTCGTCGAAGTACAGCGTGTACTGCCGCTCCGGCAGGGTCAGCGCCACCGGAATCGGTTCCTTGCGCAGCCCCGGAGCATCGGTGTCCACGACGAACAACGACAACTGTCCATGGCCGTCCTCGTCGGTGCCGGTGCGGGCGACGACAAGAATGCGGTCCGCAACGTCGACACCCGTGATGTAGTACTTCTGGCCCCGCAGCACCCATCCGTCGCCGTCGCGTCTGGCGTGCGTGGACAGGGCATGGCTGTTGGACCCAGCGTCCGGTTCGGTGATCGCGAACGCGAAGATCGACTCGCCGGCGCTCATGGCGGGCAGCCATGCCGTGCGCTGCTCCGCGTCGCCGAACCGGGCGATCACCGAGCCGCAGATCGCCGAGGAGACGACGATCATCATCAGGGGTGATCCGCTGGCGGCGAACTCCTCGGCCACCACCGCGAGCTCGGTGATGCCCATTCCCCCGCCCCCGTGCTCTTCGGGCAGATTCACCCCCACCAGTCCCGCGTCAGCCGCGGTCTGCCACAGCTCGGCGGTGTGCTCGTGCTTTCGGGCCTTGGCCAAGAAATAGCTCGGGCCGAAGTCGTTGCCAATTCGCTTGACGGTGTCGCGGAGCATCTGCTCGTCGGGATTGGTGCGCCACTTCACGGTCATGTCAATGCTCCTGCTGGGTGTTGGGATTGGGGGTTGCGTCGCCGGGTGTGAGGCCGTCCGCGCGTCGCGCGAGAAGTCCGGTGGTGGAGAACGACATCAGGACCGAGTCGTCGTGGTCCAGCACCTCAAAGTCCATCCGGATGAAGCCGCGTCCGCGCGTGGTGAGACGGCGCTCGGAGATGGTCACCCGTGCCCTGATGCGGTCCCCAGGTCGGGTCGGGGCGAACCATCGGGCGTCATCGAGGGAGATGCCGCCCTGGCCGTCCTGCTCCATCACCCCGTGGGTCATCCACAACGACCAAGCGATGGACATGGTGTGAAAGCCCGAGGCGATGAGGCCACCAAAGGGGCCTCCCTCCGCGAACGCCGGGTCGGTGTGCATGGGTTGCGGGTCGTAGTCCGACGCGAACGCGATGACGTCCTCGGTGGTGATCAGTTGGGCGCGGGTCTCGTGAACCGAACCGAGCTCGATTTCCTCGTACTTCACCGTCCACTCCCGTGTCCGGAAAGGGCAGCCCGCCCCAGCATGTTCAGCAGGCTCTCGGAGGTGCCGCCAGCGATGGTCCAGCCGCGCACCTCTCGGAGGATGCGCTCGGCTGGATGGTCCTCGGCGCTGACGATGCCGCGCCATCCCAGCATCTGTATGGCCGCATCGGCCGCGGCCACGGCCACGCGGGATGCGGCCAGCTTGGCCCGTGCAGTGTCCAGACCGTCGGGAAAGCCGTGTTCGTCCACGCGCGAGGCGGCCCGGTACGTAAGGAGCCTCGCGGACTCCAACTCCAGCTCGAGTTCAGCGATCCGCCATTGAAGGCCCTGCCGTCTCGCAAGCGGCCGTCCCCCCTGTACCCGCTGCGCGAGGTGAGCCTCGGCCAGGTCGAGCGCCCGGCGGGCCACGCCGCAGCACATGCCGGCGATACCGATCCGCATGGCGTTGTAGCTCTGCATGGCCAGGGCGAAGCCCCCTGAGTCGGGGTGGATGACGATCGCCTCGTCATCGATGCCAGCGACCGCGAAGTCGATGACCGCCTCTGGTGTGGCGTTGCCCCCGATCTTGCGGTGGACCTGTCGCACGTCGCAGCCGGGGGCGCCCGCGTCTACCAACACATAGCCCAGTCCACGAACCCCCGGGCTCTCCCCCATCCGCGCCATCACCAGGTGGGCGCCTGCCAGGGAGCCCCCGGTCACGAAGCACTTCGTGCCTGACACCGACCAACCGACTGGATCGGACGTGGCGTTCGTCGCGATCTCCGCCAAGGACGATCCGGCGTCGACTTCGGTGATCGCGATCGAGATGAGGGTCTCGCCGGCCAGGACCCGGGGGACCCATCGATCCCGTAGCCTGGGGGCGGCGATGGTCGACAGAACGTATGCCGGGCCGTTGGCCGCAATCTGGGTCGCCTCGGCGAGGGTGAACGAGTGCTGGGCGAGCGCCTCGAGCACCACGACAGCCGCGAGCCGGGGCAATCCGGCCCCGCCGGCCTCCTCAGGGTGGGTCAGGCCCAGTACCCCGTGGGACCCCAGGACCGCCACCTCCGGCCAGGGGAACCTGCCCTCGGCGTCCCAGAGGTGGTCCTCGCCAGCGAGCGACGCGGCCAGTTGCCCTGCCCGGTCAGCGAGTTCTTGGTAGACGGTGGGCAGCTCGGGTGACCAGCCACGAACCGTGGGATCGATCTGGAGGTCGAGGACGGTCATGTCGTGGGTTCCTTCTGGGTGTGGGCGGCCAACAACTCCGTCAGCCCGAACAATTCAGCGGCATTGCGCCAAAGGAGCCGTTCGATGGTCTCGGCCTTGAAGGGGAGCTGCTGGATCTCGTCGGTGAGCCGTCGAATGGGCGGGGATGAGGGCCAGTCGCTGCCCCACACGAGACGGTCGGCGACCCGGTCGAGCTCGGGGAAGGTCTCTGGTAGCCGACGGGGCGGGATCCCTGACAACTCCATCCAGATGTTGCGGCGCATCCGGGTGAGAAAGAAGACCTGATCCGTCCAGAAGCCCCTCCCGGAGTGGGCAAGCAGGAAGTCGACCTCCGGGAAGTCCACTGCTGCCTCGTCGACCAGCATCGGGTCGCAGTAACGCATCTTGGCCCCTGGAAAGACCGAAGAGCCGACGTGGACCATGACGGGGATCTGGTGCTCGGCGGCCACCGCGTACAGCGGGTAGAGGGCCCGGTCATTGGCGGGAAGTTGGTGGCTGGCCGGGTGCACCTTCAGGCCGACGGCGCCCCTTGCGATCGCGGCAGCGAAGCGACGATGGGCACCCGTGACATTGCGGGGGTCGTACTGCACGAACGGGCGCAACATCCCCCCCGAGGCCTCCGCCTCCTGGAGGGTGTACTCCTGCACCGGCCACCGTCCGGACGGAATGGCCATCCCTACCGTGACCCCCTGTTCCGCCAGGTACGGCCCCACCCTCTCACCGACGGGGCCGTCGGGCCCAAGCGCCTGGTGCGCGTCGTCGTCGGCGGTTTGCCGGGCCAACTCCAGGCCCTCGGGGATCCACCGTTCAGTCGCCCCCACATGAACATGGCAGTCAACAACGGGACGGGGTTTCAGAGGTGGCATGGCGGCAGTATAGTCAACCCGACTGATTGATCAATCCAAAACTATCAGGAGGTACACGATGGAACCGATCGAGGTCCGGTCCCCTGCAAACGGAACGCTGCTGGCAAGGGTGGACCGCGACGACGAGTCGTCGGTCAGCCGCAAGGTGGAAGCCACGGCAAGGGCCCAGAAGCAGTGGGCCGCCCTGTCGCCCATGGATCGCGCCGAGCGACTGTTGGCCGTCGCGGCGGACACATCCGCGGAGCTGGAGCAACTTGTCGTGGCGCTGGTCCAGGAGCAGGGCAAGACCCGAAAGGAGGCCCGGATGGAGCTGAAGCGGTACGTGGGACCGTTCATCCAGTACGCCGGCATGGCCACCGGCGCAGATGGCCAGCACGTCGATCTCGGTGGCGGGGTCGAGGGTCTCGTGAAACGTCGCCCCGTCGGCGTGGTCGCAGGCATTGTGCCCTGGAACTTCCCGGCGTCGCTGTTCGGAACCAAGCTGGCCCCGGCCCTGGCTGCGGGTTGCGGCTTCGTCGTCAAGCCGGCCGAGTCCACATCGGTCATCACCCGGGAGCTCGCCGACATCGTGTCGCGGCACGTACCGGAGGGTCTGGTCCAAGTGGTCGTTGGAGGGGCGGAAGTCGGCGACGCACTGGTGCGGCATCCCTCGGTCGCAAGGATCGCCTTCACCGGTTCGACGGCCGTCGGCAAGCGTGTCGGTGCCGCCTCGGGAGGCGAGCTCAAGCGCGTGTCGCTCGAGCTGGGGGGCTGCGACCCGTTCGTCGTCCTGGACGCGGTCGACGTCCGGGCCACGACCCGTGCCCTGATGGGCACCCGCTTCTACAACGCCGGGCAGGTCTGTGTTGCACCCAAGCGCCTGATTGCGCACGAGGCAGTGGCCGACGAGCTGATCGACGCACTGACCGACCGCCTCGAGCGGATCGTTGTCGGTGACGGCCTGGAGGAGGGCACCACGATGGGCCCCTTGCACACCCAGGCGGGGCGGGAACACCTAGAGCAACAGATCGAGGACGCCGTCAACCGTGGCGCGACCCTGGTGGGGGGCGGGCGTCCGGATGACAGGGCAACCGAGAAGGGCTGGTTCCTGCGGCCGGCCCTGCTGCTGGACCCGCAGCCGGGGGCCAGGGTGCGGCAGGAGGAGACGTTCGGGCCGGTGCTGTCCGTGGTCCGGGTCAGCGACGAGGCGGAGGCCATCGCGGTGGCCAACGAGACCCCATACGGTCTCGGCGCGTCCGTCTGGGGAACCGACCACGGAGCGGCCTTGCGAGTGGCGGACGCCATGGATGCCGGATACGTCTGGGTCAACACCCTGGGGCGGGTCTATGACGAGTTGCCCTTCGGCGGAGTGAAGCAATCTGGGTTCGGACGCGAGCACGGCCGTGATGCCTTGCTGTCCTACACCGAGGCCCGGACGGTCGTGCAACGGGTGCCAACCCGATGACCCGTCACCTGCGCGAAGCCGTGATCTGCGAGCCGGTTCGCACCCCGGTGGGGACCTACGGTGGGTCCCTGTCCGACGTGCCCGCCGCCCGGCTGGCCGCCATTGTGGTCGGTGAGCTGGTCCGCCGGACCGGTGTCACCGCCGAACAAGTCGACGACGTCATCCTTGGCCAGTGCTATCCCAATGGCGAGGCCCCGGCCATCGGGCGTGTGGCGGCCCTCGACGCAGGTATGGATGTGAGTGTTCCCGGCCTGCAGCTGGATCGTCGCTGCGGGTCGGGACTGCAGGCGGTGCTGGACGCCGCCATGCGGGTGCAGACGGGTGTGGCCGATGCCGTGGTCGCCGGCGGCGTGGAGTCCATGAGCAACGCCGAGCACTACGTGCTGGGCGCCCGGTTCGGGGTCGGGGGCGACACGAGCTTCCACGACCGGCTCGCGCGTGGGCGCGTGACCGCGGGCGGGCGCAACCATCCCGTCCCGGGCGGCATGTTGGAGACGGCGGAGAACCTTCGTCAGGAGTACGACGTGTCGCGCGAGGCCCAGGACCAGCTGGCCTTGGACTCTCACCGCAAGGCTGCGGCGGCGCAAGCCGCGGGACACTTCGAGGCCGAGATCGTCCCGGTCACGGTGACCGACCGCCGTGGGCGAGAGACCACGGTGTCGTCTGACGAACACGTTCGCAGCGCCACCACGATGGAGGCGCTGCAGCGGCTGCGACCGATCCGGGCCGCGGTCGATTCGGCGGCCACCGTCACCGCTGGGAACGCCTCGGGACAGAACGACGGCGCCGCGGTGTGCCTGGTCACGACGCGGGACGTGGCCGAGAACCTGGGGGTCAGGCCTCTTGCGGTGCTGCGCTCCTGGGCAGTGTCGGGCGTGGAACCGTCGCGCATGGGTCTCGGGCCGGTT
The nucleotide sequence above comes from Euzebya pacifica. Encoded proteins:
- a CDS encoding TetR/AcrR family transcriptional regulator, giving the protein MSASSQPRPSLGNDFDDKRRRILAAAGEVFADRGFVAGTTKDIAARVGLSQPAIYHYVGSKEDLLHEIALGIDQTMRGVLADSGPRGDARAHLVEIVTRFTEAVIDSQVPYTVYYKELHQLSQDLRHQIAEDERLFVSHIAEVVRDLQASGDLPSDAPPWVVAQGIVGMISWTHRWFRSSGPLTPKEIATVFLDLIGLGQAGLGEPTAEPAQA
- a CDS encoding SDR family oxidoreductase; protein product: MTAIVTGAARGIGASVVTKLLESGLHVGALDLDPTVESTRHPNLLGIECDVADADALIAAVARVTARFGPSTVGVANAGIQRDARVGHMRAADWDEVIRVDLTAGFRLTQALWAAMSSAGTGRMVYLSSVAKDGNFGQANYAAAKAGLVGLARTVAIEGGPAGITANVVCPGVIDTPGTAEFKQRAPAAYERFISGVPARRAGTPTDVAGVIDFLCSPAAAYVSGQTIYVDGGLSCGHN
- a CDS encoding enoyl-CoA hydratase/isomerase family protein: MATHMEQDHSAAPVLVNRADGVLHLTLNRPDRLNALDAESVERCRDALISVEDDHSVGAVVISGAGRAFCAGRDVETLHDVPDRRPMNPADRAAARRHEHDRLVNGFSVVTLLRALRVPCVAALHGAVAGAGLGIALACDLRVVATNTTLVSAYGRIGLPGDWGVTWLLPRVLGDSVAKKMLLTGHRPSVATLDTLGFASAVVAPEDVTEEALRQAATLAAGPRIAHRHMKALMHEDGLLEHLVKEAEATMECQESDAHRTALERFIG
- a CDS encoding acyl-CoA dehydrogenase family protein → MKWRTNPDEQMLRDTVKRIGNDFGPSYFLAKARKHEHTAELWQTAADAGLVGVNLPEEHGGGGMGITELAVVAEEFAASGSPLMMIVVSSAICGSVIARFGDAEQRTAWLPAMSAGESIFAFAITEPDAGSNSHALSTHARRDGDGWVLRGQKYYITGVDVADRILVVARTGTDEDGHGQLSLFVVDTDAPGLRKEPIPVALTLPERQYTLYFDDVRLDDDRLIGEAGDGLRQVFTGLNPERILGAALANGVSRYALDRAAEYANQREVWGVPIGSHQGLAHPLAEAFVQVELARQMTSVAAREYDEGENAAMASNVAKLAAADAAMLSVDRAMQAHGGNGFAEEYGIAEFWSLARFLKTAPVSREMVLNFVAERGLGLPRSY
- a CDS encoding MaoC/PaaZ C-terminal domain-containing protein, whose product is MKYEEIELGSVHETRAQLITTEDVIAFASDYDPQPMHTDPAFAEGGPFGGLIASGFHTMSIAWSLWMTHGVMEQDGQGGISLDDARWFAPTRPGDRIRARVTISERRLTTRGRGFIRMDFEVLDHDDSVLMSFSTTGLLARRADGLTPGDATPNPNTQQEH
- a CDS encoding acyl-CoA dehydrogenase family protein, with the protein product MTVLDLQIDPTVRGWSPELPTVYQELADRAGQLAASLAGEDHLWDAEGRFPWPEVAVLGSHGVLGLTHPEEAGGAGLPRLAAVVVLEALAQHSFTLAEATQIAANGPAYVLSTIAAPRLRDRWVPRVLAGETLISIAITEVDAGSSLAEIATNATSDPVGWSVSGTKCFVTGGSLAGAHLVMARMGESPGVRGLGYVLVDAGAPGCDVRQVHRKIGGNATPEAVIDFAVAGIDDEAIVIHPDSGGFALAMQSYNAMRIGIAGMCCGVARRALDLAEAHLAQRVQGGRPLARRQGLQWRIAELELELESARLLTYRAASRVDEHGFPDGLDTARAKLAASRVAVAAADAAIQMLGWRGIVSAEDHPAERILREVRGWTIAGGTSESLLNMLGRAALSGHGSGR
- a CDS encoding amidohydrolase family protein, producing MPPLKPRPVVDCHVHVGATERWIPEGLELARQTADDDAHQALGPDGPVGERVGPYLAEQGVTVGMAIPSGRWPVQEYTLQEAEASGGMLRPFVQYDPRNVTGAHRRFAAAIARGAVGLKVHPASHQLPANDRALYPLYAVAAEHQIPVMVHVGSSVFPGAKMRYCDPMLVDEAAVDFPEVDFLLAHSGRGFWTDQVFFLTRMRRNIWMELSGIPPRRLPETFPELDRVADRLVWGSDWPSSPPIRRLTDEIQQLPFKAETIERLLWRNAAELFGLTELLAAHTQKEPTT
- a CDS encoding aldehyde dehydrogenase family protein; the encoded protein is MEPIEVRSPANGTLLARVDRDDESSVSRKVEATARAQKQWAALSPMDRAERLLAVAADTSAELEQLVVALVQEQGKTRKEARMELKRYVGPFIQYAGMATGADGQHVDLGGGVEGLVKRRPVGVVAGIVPWNFPASLFGTKLAPALAAGCGFVVKPAESTSVITRELADIVSRHVPEGLVQVVVGGAEVGDALVRHPSVARIAFTGSTAVGKRVGAASGGELKRVSLELGGCDPFVVLDAVDVRATTRALMGTRFYNAGQVCVAPKRLIAHEAVADELIDALTDRLERIVVGDGLEEGTTMGPLHTQAGREHLEQQIEDAVNRGATLVGGGRPDDRATEKGWFLRPALLLDPQPGARVRQEETFGPVLSVVRVSDEAEAIAVANETPYGLGASVWGTDHGAALRVADAMDAGYVWVNTLGRVYDELPFGGVKQSGFGREHGRDALLSYTEARTVVQRVPTR
- a CDS encoding acetyl-CoA C-acetyltransferase; amino-acid sequence: MTRHLREAVICEPVRTPVGTYGGSLSDVPAARLAAIVVGELVRRTGVTAEQVDDVILGQCYPNGEAPAIGRVAALDAGMDVSVPGLQLDRRCGSGLQAVLDAAMRVQTGVADAVVAGGVESMSNAEHYVLGARFGVGGDTSFHDRLARGRVTAGGRNHPVPGGMLETAENLRQEYDVSREAQDQLALDSHRKAAAAQAAGHFEAEIVPVTVTDRRGRETTVSSDEHVRSATTMEALQRLRPIRAAVDSAATVTAGNASGQNDGAAVCLVTTRDVAENLGVRPLAVLRSWAVSGVEPSRMGLGPVAASRTALARADLTIADLDLMELNEAFASQVLAVLDELELQATDSRLNPLGSGISLGHPVGATGCRVLATMLYELQRRAGRFALETMCIGGGQGLAAVFERA